One Deinococcus sp. LM3 genomic region harbors:
- a CDS encoding NADH-quinone oxidoreductase subunit N, translating to MLQPPDVSLTPLLPVLIILAGAVSSTLLGFWVSRRVLTFINLGAVTLSALSLGLLWNGAASAFGGSLQADNAALLLAFVILTGTLMTLLVTLDTAWRARVSFPEFDAMLMYAVTGCLLIAFSGDLIVLLIGLEIMSLSGYVLATLQGSRRAEESGLKYFLLGAAGSAVLIYGIAFVYGATGSLNYAAIAEKTSVLNPENTAILVGGALLMLCGFAFKVALAPFHQWTPDVYGGAPTSVSLFLSTVVKVAAFAGMLRVFSGALENAPGWHSVLAVLIAATLIVGNLAALRQLNFKRMLAYSAVAHTGFLAMALLGTPQAGGAALTYYLLVYTLMTAAALAIVAALQRGEEGMSIPDLRGLYYRHPAYAVALAVCLASLAGLPPFAGFFGKYLVFQAAFQNGYEWLSILAALTSVAALVYYLRPAMLLFMPDRTPAREYGLGQRTPTTLTVALGVVGVTALGLLPNIWYSWVANPAIWTLLVGQ from the coding sequence ATGCTCCAGCCGCCCGACGTTTCCCTCACGCCGCTGCTGCCGGTCCTGATCATCCTGGCCGGCGCGGTCAGCAGCACCCTGCTGGGCTTCTGGGTCAGCCGCCGCGTCCTGACCTTCATCAACCTCGGCGCCGTCACCCTGAGCGCCCTGAGCCTCGGGCTGCTCTGGAACGGCGCTGCCAGCGCCTTCGGCGGCAGCCTCCAGGCCGACAACGCCGCGCTGCTGCTGGCCTTCGTGATCCTGACCGGCACCCTCATGACCCTGCTCGTCACGCTGGACACCGCCTGGCGCGCCCGCGTGTCCTTCCCGGAATTCGACGCGATGCTCATGTACGCCGTGACCGGCTGCCTGCTGATCGCCTTTTCCGGCGACCTGATCGTCCTGCTGATCGGCCTGGAAATCATGAGCCTCAGCGGCTACGTCCTGGCGACCCTGCAGGGCTCACGACGCGCCGAGGAAAGCGGCCTGAAGTACTTCCTGCTCGGCGCGGCCGGCAGCGCCGTCCTGATCTACGGCATCGCCTTCGTGTACGGCGCGACCGGCAGCCTCAACTACGCCGCCATCGCCGAGAAGACCAGCGTCCTGAACCCCGAGAACACCGCCATCCTGGTCGGCGGGGCGCTGCTGATGCTGTGCGGCTTCGCCTTCAAGGTCGCCCTGGCCCCCTTCCACCAGTGGACACCCGACGTGTACGGCGGCGCGCCCACCAGCGTCAGCCTGTTCCTGAGCACCGTCGTGAAGGTCGCCGCGTTCGCCGGGATGCTCCGCGTCTTCTCCGGCGCGCTGGAAAACGCACCCGGCTGGCACTCCGTCCTGGCCGTCCTGATCGCCGCGACCCTGATCGTCGGGAACCTCGCCGCGCTGCGCCAGCTCAACTTCAAACGCATGCTGGCGTACTCGGCCGTCGCGCACACCGGCTTCCTGGCCATGGCCCTGCTCGGCACCCCCCAGGCCGGCGGCGCGGCCCTGACGTACTACCTGCTGGTGTACACCCTGATGACCGCCGCCGCCCTGGCCATCGTCGCCGCCCTGCAACGGGGCGAGGAAGGCATGAGCATCCCCGACCTGCGCGGCCTGTACTACCGCCACCCCGCCTACGCCGTCGCGCTGGCCGTGTGCCTCGCCTCGCTGGCGGGCCTGCCGCCCTTCGCCGGGTTCTTCGGCAAGTACCTGGTGTTCCAGGCGGCCTTCCAGAACGGCTACGAGTGGCTGAGCATCCTGGCCGCCCTGACCAGCGTCGCCGCCCTGGTGTACTACCTGCGGCCCGCCATGCTGCTGTTCATGCCCGACCGCACCCCCGCCCGCGAGTACGGCCTGGGCCAGCGCACGCCCACCACCCTCACGGTCGCGCTCGGCGTGGTCGGCGTCACCGCGCTGGGGCTGCTGCCGAACATCTGGTACAGCTGGGTCGCCAACCCCGCCATCTGGACGCTGCTCGTCGGGCAGTAA
- a CDS encoding NADH-quinone oxidoreductase subunit M, giving the protein MTFTDWLPTLMIFLPLLGSLLLLVTPKTFRDEVAGFIAALTLGAGLAIWRGGGSELFRWDWIPPLGITYSVQLGGVSLALALVTAFMSFIAILYAARRIPNPGPMLSLILAMETGLIGIFAAQDLLLFYVFFEDALIPALLMLAIYGKSGRMAALTKFAAYTLFGSLLMLVSIIGVRYIGGSPTFAMTDLKQHLVQGSAQTWLYLGFLAAMAVKLPLWPMHAWLPDFHEQNHDSGIPDVMGTLYKVGGYGLFTFAIPLFPDASLELRPILMGLAAFTALYAAWIAFGQTDWKRLLAYAGLSHMGFVALGVFSLNETAVIGAMYLLAFQNLYTGALFLSVGMLQERIGSLDTRVGGVMTQAGALGGLTMALWFASIAVPGMAGFIGEFSILLGAYQVSPWLAFIAGVTTIGAAAYALTAFQTTFWQARPAGSVAVRDLVHTEWLILALPLAVLVLFGVYSAPALNLMQPAVRAVLTALGGN; this is encoded by the coding sequence ATGACCTTCACCGACTGGCTCCCCACCCTCATGATCTTCCTGCCGCTCCTGGGCAGCCTGCTGTTGCTGGTCACCCCGAAAACCTTCCGGGACGAGGTGGCGGGCTTCATCGCCGCCCTGACGCTCGGCGCGGGCCTCGCCATCTGGCGCGGTGGCGGCTCCGAGCTGTTCCGCTGGGACTGGATTCCGCCGCTGGGCATCACCTACTCGGTGCAGCTGGGCGGCGTGAGCCTCGCGCTGGCGCTCGTCACGGCGTTCATGTCCTTCATCGCGATCCTGTACGCCGCGCGCCGCATTCCCAACCCCGGCCCCATGCTCTCGCTGATCCTGGCGATGGAAACGGGTCTGATCGGCATCTTCGCCGCGCAGGACCTGCTGCTGTTCTACGTGTTCTTCGAGGACGCCCTGATTCCCGCTCTGCTGATGCTGGCCATCTACGGCAAGTCCGGTCGCATGGCGGCCCTCACGAAATTCGCGGCCTACACGCTGTTCGGTAGCCTGCTGATGCTGGTCAGCATCATCGGCGTGCGCTACATCGGCGGCAGCCCCACCTTCGCCATGACCGACCTGAAACAGCACCTCGTGCAGGGAAGCGCGCAGACGTGGCTGTACCTGGGCTTCCTGGCGGCCATGGCCGTCAAGCTGCCGCTGTGGCCCATGCACGCCTGGCTGCCGGACTTCCACGAGCAGAACCACGACAGCGGCATCCCCGACGTGATGGGCACCCTGTACAAGGTCGGCGGGTACGGCCTGTTCACCTTCGCCATCCCGCTGTTCCCGGACGCCAGCCTGGAACTGCGTCCCATCCTGATGGGACTGGCCGCCTTCACCGCGCTGTACGCCGCCTGGATCGCCTTCGGGCAGACCGACTGGAAACGCCTGCTCGCCTACGCGGGCCTCAGTCACATGGGCTTCGTGGCGCTCGGCGTGTTCTCACTGAACGAGACGGCCGTGATCGGCGCGATGTACCTGCTGGCCTTCCAGAACCTGTACACCGGCGCGCTGTTCCTGTCGGTCGGGATGCTTCAGGAACGCATCGGCAGCCTGGACACCCGCGTGGGCGGCGTCATGACCCAGGCGGGCGCGCTGGGCGGCCTGACCATGGCCCTGTGGTTCGCCAGCATCGCCGTGCCCGGCATGGCCGGCTTCATCGGGGAGTTCAGCATCCTGCTCGGCGCGTACCAGGTCTCGCCGTGGCTGGCGTTCATCGCGGGTGTCACCACCATCGGCGCCGCCGCGTACGCCCTGACCGCCTTCCAGACGACCTTCTGGCAGGCCCGGCCCGCCGGGTCCGTCGCCGTGCGCGACCTCGTGCATACCGAGTGGCTGATCCTGGCGTTGCCGCTGGCGGTGCTGGTGCTGTTCGGCGTGTACTCGGCGCCCGCCCTGAACCTCATGCAGCCCGCCGTGCGCGCCGTCCTGACCGCCCTGGGAGGCAACTGA
- the nuoI gene encoding NADH-quinone oxidoreductase subunit NuoI, with product MGVLEIARGMGVTLGKLFQKPVTVSYPEQRATLQPRFRGRHVLTRHPGQRPGELGLEKCIGCSLCAAACPAYAIYVEAAENDPANPTAPGERYAKVYEINMLRCIFCGMCEEACPTGAVVMGNEFEMADYRAGDFVYAKEDMLVGVTGSLPQRREAARSGKPVRLGFQLEGQPRAELEGVKYP from the coding sequence ATGGGCGTTCTTGAGATTGCCAGGGGCATGGGCGTCACGCTGGGGAAACTGTTCCAGAAGCCCGTGACCGTCAGTTACCCCGAACAGCGAGCCACGCTGCAACCCCGCTTCCGGGGACGGCACGTCCTGACCCGCCACCCCGGTCAGCGCCCCGGCGAACTGGGCCTGGAAAAGTGCATCGGCTGCTCGCTGTGCGCCGCCGCCTGCCCCGCCTACGCCATCTACGTGGAGGCCGCCGAGAACGACCCGGCCAACCCCACCGCGCCCGGCGAACGCTACGCGAAGGTGTACGAGATCAACATGCTGCGCTGCATCTTCTGCGGCATGTGCGAGGAAGCCTGTCCGACCGGCGCGGTCGTCATGGGCAACGAGTTCGAGATGGCCGACTACCGCGCGGGCGACTTCGTGTACGCCAAGGAAGACATGCTGGTCGGCGTGACCGGCAGCCTCCCGCAGCGCCGCGAGGCCGCCCGGAGCGGGAAACCCGTGCGGCTGGGCTTCCAGCTCGAGGGGCAGCCCCGCGCGGAACTGGAAGGAGTGAAGTACCCGTGA
- the nuoL gene encoding NADH-quinone oxidoreductase subunit L — protein MESLPALYLLPLLPLLGFTALMVLPRLFPGKSGGWLATGLVGAAFVVAVIRYLNQGAAPAHELLWTWLPNMALNANLSVGFWLDQLSALMALIITGVGFLIHLYSISYMGHDPKFTRFFAFLNFFVAMMLILVLADSYPLMFVGWEGVGMASYLLIGFWFSGRNSEASDAQVRAASDAEAVSNSNAARKAFIMNRIGDLGFMLGMFLLFKLYGTLSIPELAERVEGAQVAQAGIELACLFLLVGAVGKSGQLPLTTWLPDAMAGPTPVSALIHAATMVTAGVYLVARSHFLYDLAPNASTWVAWAGGLTALYGALSALNQTDIKKILAYSTVSQLGYMFLAVGLHAYSAGVFHLLTHAFFKALLFLAAGAVIHALHDEQDVRRMGGLHKFMPFTHLVSVAGVLAIAGIPIWSGFFSKDAILASAYEQNTALYLIGLGVALLTAFYMGRWYFLVWRGAYRGHGHPHEADTLTKIPLGVLAALATLAGFLNIPTFLGGKHAFDDYIGRAVPLHAHEIPVSTEWLLTVLAVLAGVIGLGWAFLAHRAGRLASGPLGAVSSNALYLDALYDGVIGNPSRAVAGALDTVDRGTDSALSGIARNASGPGGLFTLWQSGFVRAYAVSMLLGTAGIIGYWALKTIGSGA, from the coding sequence ATGGAGAGTCTTCCTGCTCTGTACCTGCTGCCCCTCCTGCCCCTGCTGGGCTTCACGGCCCTGATGGTGCTGCCCCGGCTGTTCCCCGGCAAGTCCGGGGGGTGGCTGGCGACCGGTCTGGTCGGCGCGGCGTTCGTCGTGGCCGTCATCCGTTACCTGAACCAGGGGGCCGCCCCCGCCCACGAGCTGCTGTGGACGTGGCTGCCGAACATGGCCCTGAACGCGAACCTGTCGGTGGGCTTCTGGCTCGATCAACTCTCGGCCCTGATGGCGCTGATCATCACGGGCGTGGGGTTCCTGATTCACCTGTACTCGATCTCGTACATGGGGCACGACCCGAAGTTCACGCGCTTCTTCGCGTTCCTGAACTTCTTCGTGGCGATGATGCTGATCCTGGTGCTGGCCGACTCGTACCCGCTGATGTTCGTCGGGTGGGAGGGCGTGGGCATGGCGTCGTACCTGCTGATCGGCTTCTGGTTCAGTGGCCGGAACAGCGAGGCCAGTGACGCGCAGGTCCGTGCCGCCAGTGACGCGGAGGCGGTCAGCAACTCCAACGCCGCGCGCAAGGCGTTCATCATGAACCGCATCGGGGACCTGGGCTTCATGCTGGGCATGTTCCTGCTGTTCAAGCTGTACGGCACCCTGAGCATCCCCGAACTCGCCGAGCGGGTCGAGGGCGCGCAGGTTGCGCAGGCGGGCATCGAACTGGCCTGCCTGTTCCTGCTCGTCGGCGCGGTCGGCAAGAGCGGCCAGCTGCCCCTGACGACCTGGCTGCCGGACGCCATGGCGGGCCCCACGCCCGTCTCGGCGCTGATCCACGCGGCGACCATGGTCACGGCCGGCGTGTACCTCGTGGCGCGCAGCCACTTCCTGTATGACCTCGCCCCGAACGCCAGCACCTGGGTGGCGTGGGCGGGCGGCCTGACCGCGCTGTACGGCGCGCTGTCGGCGCTGAACCAGACGGACATCAAGAAGATCCTGGCGTACTCCACGGTGTCGCAGCTGGGGTACATGTTCCTGGCGGTCGGCCTGCACGCCTACTCGGCGGGCGTGTTCCACCTGCTCACGCACGCGTTCTTCAAGGCGCTGCTGTTCCTCGCGGCGGGCGCTGTGATCCACGCGCTGCACGACGAGCAGGACGTCCGCCGGATGGGTGGCCTGCATAAATTCATGCCGTTCACGCACCTCGTGTCCGTGGCGGGCGTGCTGGCGATCGCCGGGATTCCTATCTGGAGCGGCTTCTTCTCCAAGGACGCCATCCTGGCCTCCGCGTACGAGCAGAACACGGCGCTATACCTGATCGGGCTGGGCGTGGCACTCCTGACCGCCTTCTACATGGGCCGCTGGTACTTCCTGGTGTGGCGCGGCGCGTACCGTGGGCACGGCCACCCGCACGAGGCCGACACCCTGACGAAGATCCCGCTGGGCGTGCTGGCCGCGCTGGCGACCCTGGCGGGCTTCCTGAACATCCCCACCTTCCTGGGTGGCAAGCACGCCTTCGACGACTACATCGGGCGGGCCGTGCCGCTGCACGCGCACGAGATTCCCGTCAGTACCGAGTGGCTGCTGACCGTCCTGGCCGTGCTGGCGGGCGTGATCGGGCTGGGCTGGGCGTTCCTGGCGCACCGCGCCGGGCGGCTCGCCAGCGGCCCGCTGGGCGCCGTCAGCTCGAACGCCCTGTACCTGGACGCCCTGTATGACGGCGTGATCGGCAACCCCAGCCGCGCCGTCGCGGGCGCGCTGGACACCGTGGACCGCGGCACCGACAGTGCCCTGAGCGGCATTGCCCGCAACGCCAGCGGCCCCGGCGGGCTGTTCACGCTGTGGCAGAGCGGCTTCGTGCGCGCCTACGCGGTCAGCATGCTGCTCGGCACGGCCGGCATCATCGGCTACTGGGCCCTCAAGACCATTGGAAGTGGCGCATGA
- a CDS encoding NADH-quinone oxidoreductase subunit J → MMLAFILLGALAIVGGVITIAARNAVHASLGLVGTLLCVAGLFATLNASFLAATQVIVYAGAVMVLFLFVIMLLNANQPVTSRDPVPYVRELAGIGGTLLAGAFVVLAFTFRDPRPLAEGAEALRGGTAMVMGETLLTRFLLPFEAVSVLLLVAIVGSVALVQRPAAQPDGVPDELEEPLVTAREERVAAPRGAAPALMQAAQDGEVRA, encoded by the coding sequence ATGATGCTGGCGTTCATCCTGCTGGGTGCGCTGGCGATCGTGGGCGGCGTGATCACCATCGCGGCGCGTAACGCGGTGCACGCGTCGCTGGGGCTGGTGGGGACGCTGCTGTGCGTGGCGGGTCTGTTCGCCACGCTGAACGCGTCGTTCCTGGCGGCGACGCAGGTGATCGTGTACGCGGGCGCGGTGATGGTGCTGTTCCTGTTCGTGATCATGCTGCTGAACGCCAACCAGCCGGTCACGTCGCGCGACCCGGTGCCGTACGTGCGGGAACTCGCCGGGATCGGCGGCACACTTCTGGCCGGGGCGTTCGTGGTGCTGGCGTTCACGTTCAGGGATCCGCGCCCGCTGGCCGAGGGGGCCGAGGCGCTGCGCGGCGGCACGGCGATGGTGATGGGGGAGACCCTGCTGACCCGTTTCCTGCTGCCGTTCGAGGCGGTCAGTGTGCTGCTGCTGGTGGCGATCGTGGGGTCGGTGGCGCTGGTGCAGCGCCCGGCCGCGCAGCCGGACGGCGTGCCGGATGAACTGGAAGAACCGCTGGTCACGGCACGTGAGGAACGGGTCGCCGCGCCGCGCGGGGCCGCCCCGGCGCTGATGCAGGCCGCTCAGGACGGGGAGGTGCGTGCCTGA
- the nuoK gene encoding NADH-quinone oxidoreductase subunit NuoK, translated as MVPTTYYLALSGILFALGMIGVLTRRTAIMVFLSVELMLNAANIALVAFARSWGDPTGQTAVFIVMTLAAAEVAIGLAIIVAIFRKRETTNVDDLAALKG; from the coding sequence ATGGTGCCCACCACGTACTACCTGGCGCTGTCCGGGATCCTGTTCGCGCTGGGCATGATCGGCGTGCTGACCCGCCGCACCGCGATCATGGTGTTCCTGAGCGTGGAACTGATGCTGAACGCCGCGAACATCGCGCTGGTGGCGTTCGCGCGCTCCTGGGGCGACCCGACCGGTCAGACGGCCGTGTTCATCGTGATGACGCTGGCCGCCGCCGAGGTGGCGATCGGTCTGGCGATCATCGTCGCCATCTTCCGTAAACGCGAGACCACCAACGTGGACGACCTCGCGGCGTTGAAAGGCTGA